Genomic DNA from Prunus persica cultivar Lovell chromosome G1, Prunus_persica_NCBIv2, whole genome shotgun sequence:
GCTCAATTTACTATTTTGACAATTAGAGTTTTGGAAATTTCGTATATCCATCGCCATCACAAATGTctaagaaatttaattagcTAGGTTTTGTGACAAGTTTAACAGTTAATTGTGACCCTCATTTCCCCGACAAGTGTTACAACAAGACAAAAACCGAGGTAGGAACTGTCCCTCTCAGTGGAAGTTGATAATCATAGGGGCAATAAGCCGGTGGATGGACACCACGTGTCCCTCTCATCGTTGTAGAAGGAGGTCCATTTGTAGTGAAAGGGCATATTTGGTCACGAAGAAGCAATCTTTCTGGCACACATTCTTTATTCATATCGTCCTCTATATATATTGGCCTCCCCCTTTATGGTGTTCCAACAGTTTTCTTGGATTCCAGAATCCCAAACTATACTAATTGTGGGAGTGCTGATCAGGTAGGGTTTCAAACTAAACTAGATGGGGAGGTCACCATGCTGTGAGAAGATGGGTTTGAAAAAAGGACCATGGACTCCTGAGGAAGACCAGAAGCTCTTGACTTACATCGAACACCATGGCCATGGAAGCTGGCGTGCCTTGCCGCCAAAAGCAGGTAATTATTTTAACTCACAACTAAGAACCCCTTCCCCTTCATTTATAATTCGATCCATTTTTAACTTTGTTTTGggtgcatgcatgcatgatatatacatatagggCTCCAAAGATGTGGGAAGAGCTGTCGTCTGAGGTGGACCAATTACCTGAGGCCCGACATCAAAAGAGGGAAGTTTAGTTTGCAAGAAGATCAGAGTATCATTCAGCTCCATGCTCTTATCGGAAACAGGTAATTAACGAaactttaaatattattttttttctctaaacaAAAATGGCAAATATGTCTCCTAATAACTCAATTTATTTACTAATCTTAGGTGGTCGGCTATAGCAACTCATTTGCCTAAGAGGACGGACAATGAGATCAAGAACTACTGGAACACACAtctcaagaagagactaaccAAGCTGGGCATCGATCCCATGACCCACAAGCCGAGGCACCACCACGGCTCCGGCAGCGGCCACGCTAAGGACGCTGCCAACATAAGCCACATGGCTCAGTGGGAGAGCGCCCGCCTTGAAGCCGAAGCCAGGCTCGTTAGAGAATCCAAGCTGCAGGTCATCTCCACCACCAACCCCAACCACCTCCTGATCAGCAGCTCCTCCGACGCAACCCATCAAGGACATGTCATCAACAAAGCTCCGCCGGGTCTGCCGTGTTTGGATGTGCTCAGAGCATGGCAAGGAACATGGTCGACAAAGCCCACGGTTAGAAACGTTAACAGCACAATTATTTCGGGTGGTTCTATGATGTCCATGGACGACCTCGAGTCTCCAACATCCACCTTGAACTTCCCACATATTAACGCACTTAATCCTCCAATGCAAAATG
This window encodes:
- the LOC109946875 gene encoding myb-related protein 306-like, yielding MGRSPCCEKMGLKKGPWTPEEDQKLLTYIEHHGHGSWRALPPKAGLQRCGKSCRLRWTNYLRPDIKRGKFSLQEDQSIIQLHALIGNRWSAIATHLPKRTDNEIKNYWNTHLKKRLTKLGIDPMTHKPRHHHGSGSGHAKDAANISHMAQWESARLEAEARLVRESKLQVISTTNPNHLLISSSSDATHQGHVINKAPPGLPCLDVLRAWQGTWSTKPTVRNVNSTIISGGSMMSMDDLESPTSTLNFPHINALNPPMQNAVNINGLNENPVVPSEVLQDNVNVTFGCMDACAATLAWFVEEGTFSSGNDEEVGNVIMPAGVSNIMMEDFTDVLVYNSSLAGEISDNGGSHFEENRSYWDSILNLVNASPSGSPVF